The proteins below come from a single Asanoa ferruginea genomic window:
- a CDS encoding RNA polymerase sigma factor yields MDPRATVEAVWKLESARIVAALTRLVRDVGLAEDLAQDALLAALEEWPVKGTPPNPGGWLMLTAKHRAIDRLRRDDRLRANLAELGRAAEQQTAAEEEFDDGTGIDDDVLRLIFIACHPVLSRESSVALTLRMIGGLTTAEIARAFLVPEPTIGQRISRAKRTLGDRKIPFEVPPPAERAARLAAVLETIYLIFNEGYAATAGDDWMRPALAEEAVRLGRMLAGLAPGEAEVHGLVALMELHASRMPARLGPDGAPVPLLEQDRGRWDQTLIRSGFASLLRADRQDGPYVLQAAIAASHAQARQPGDTDWVRIAGLYELLVRQTPTPVVELNRAVAVAMAFGPERGLEIVDRLAEPLRDYHLLPAVRGDLLRRLGRDAEARAEFARAADLARNTRERDVLLERAGM; encoded by the coding sequence ATGGACCCCCGCGCGACGGTCGAGGCGGTCTGGAAGCTCGAGTCGGCGCGGATCGTCGCGGCCCTGACCCGGCTGGTCCGCGACGTCGGGCTGGCCGAAGACCTGGCCCAGGACGCGCTGCTCGCCGCGCTGGAGGAGTGGCCGGTCAAGGGCACCCCGCCCAACCCGGGCGGCTGGCTGATGCTGACCGCCAAGCACCGGGCGATCGACCGGCTGCGCCGCGACGACCGGCTGCGCGCCAACCTGGCCGAACTCGGCCGCGCGGCGGAGCAGCAGACGGCCGCCGAGGAAGAGTTCGACGACGGCACGGGCATCGACGACGACGTACTCCGGTTGATCTTCATCGCCTGCCATCCCGTGCTGTCCCGCGAGTCCAGCGTCGCGCTCACCCTCCGCATGATCGGCGGGCTGACGACGGCGGAGATCGCGCGCGCCTTCCTGGTGCCGGAACCGACCATCGGCCAGCGGATCTCCCGCGCCAAGCGGACCCTCGGCGATCGCAAGATCCCGTTCGAGGTGCCCCCGCCGGCCGAACGCGCGGCGCGGCTGGCCGCCGTACTCGAAACCATTTATTTGATTTTCAATGAGGGGTACGCCGCGACGGCGGGCGACGACTGGATGCGGCCGGCGCTGGCGGAGGAGGCGGTGCGGCTCGGCCGGATGCTGGCCGGGCTGGCGCCCGGCGAGGCCGAGGTGCACGGCCTGGTCGCGCTGATGGAGTTGCACGCGTCGCGGATGCCGGCGCGGCTCGGGCCAGACGGTGCGCCGGTGCCGCTGCTCGAGCAGGACCGCGGCCGCTGGGATCAGACGCTGATCCGCAGCGGCTTCGCGTCGCTGCTGCGGGCCGACCGGCAGGACGGCCCCTACGTGCTACAGGCCGCCATCGCGGCCAGCCACGCGCAGGCGCGGCAACCCGGCGACACCGACTGGGTACGCATCGCCGGCCTCTACGAGTTGCTGGTGCGCCAGACGCCGACGCCGGTGGTCGAGCTCAACCGGGCCGTCGCGGTCGCGATGGCGTTCGGGCCCGAACGCGGCCTGGAGATCGTCGACCGGCTCGCCGAACCGCTGCGCGACTATCACCTGCTGCCCGCGGTGCGCGGCGACCTGCTGCGCCGGCTCGGCCGCGACGCGGAGGCCCGGGCCGAGTTCGCCCGCGCCGCGGACCTCGCCCGCAACACCCGGGAGCGCGACGTGCTGCTGGAGCGCGCCGGAATGTAG
- a CDS encoding YciI family protein — protein MRFLMTLNAGVREPDEALYAEMGRFVDEMSRAGVLIATGGLAMEGSHVTASGGKITVVDGPYPETKETIVSFAVIETASKDEAIEISRRFWAIQGDGEGDIRQVYGPE, from the coding sequence GTGCGATTTCTGATGACCCTCAACGCCGGCGTACGCGAGCCCGACGAGGCGCTCTATGCCGAGATGGGTCGGTTCGTCGACGAGATGTCGCGGGCCGGCGTGCTGATCGCGACCGGCGGGCTGGCCATGGAGGGCAGCCATGTCACGGCCAGCGGCGGCAAGATCACCGTGGTCGACGGGCCCTACCCGGAGACCAAGGAGACGATCGTCAGCTTCGCGGTGATCGAGACGGCCTCCAAGGACGAGGCGATCGAGATCAGCCGCCGGTTCTGGGCGATCCAGGGCGACGGCGAAGGCGACATCCGCCAGGTGTACGGCCCGGAGTAA
- a CDS encoding CehA/McbA family metallohydrolase — protein sequence MSGQHDTHDHGSLTRRGLLAGAGGLLLLTATPGTAQAARVQVAPGLAAGADRASRITQGTTLVHGDLHNHTLMSDGDGNPDLVFGSMRDAGLDVAALTDHTTLFAIEGLSRSEWNRAGALADAANVPGSYTALRGFEWSHPLLGHSNVWFTNDYVDLAGASSMSRFFNWLAGHGGVAGFNHPGREILRFDNFGFNSGAREQLVSMEIFNRGDDYLFDGWSDTGSSPLVACLNAGWRTGLIGVTDEHGTNWGFQEGLGRAGLWVTGNTRAEVLAAMRARRFFATRVSGFRLDATAGGVRMGGVLGITSGAVQFAVDLDRGPEWAGKPLHIQVLRPDTRAPKVVDVIETTAGSVATFTVPLNVADGNWVVLRVSDPSQANPSPGPANHPCNDFGVAYSSPWWLQP from the coding sequence GTGAGCGGACAACACGACACCCATGACCATGGCAGCCTCACTCGCCGCGGCCTGCTGGCCGGCGCCGGCGGGCTGCTCCTGCTGACCGCGACGCCGGGCACCGCCCAGGCTGCGCGGGTCCAGGTCGCACCGGGCCTCGCGGCCGGCGCCGACCGGGCCTCGCGGATCACCCAGGGCACCACCCTGGTGCACGGCGACCTGCACAACCACACGCTGATGTCCGACGGCGACGGCAACCCCGACCTCGTCTTCGGCTCGATGCGCGACGCCGGCCTCGACGTCGCCGCCCTGACCGACCACACCACGCTCTTCGCCATCGAAGGGCTGAGCCGCTCGGAGTGGAACCGGGCCGGCGCGCTGGCCGACGCCGCCAACGTGCCGGGCAGCTACACCGCCCTGCGCGGCTTCGAGTGGAGCCACCCGCTGCTCGGGCACTCCAACGTCTGGTTCACCAACGACTACGTCGACCTGGCCGGCGCGAGCAGCATGAGCCGGTTCTTCAACTGGCTCGCCGGGCACGGCGGCGTTGCGGGCTTCAACCACCCGGGCCGCGAGATCCTGCGCTTCGACAACTTCGGCTTCAACAGCGGCGCGCGCGAGCAGCTGGTCAGCATGGAGATCTTCAACCGGGGTGACGACTACCTGTTCGACGGCTGGTCCGACACCGGTTCGTCGCCGCTGGTCGCCTGCCTCAACGCCGGCTGGCGGACCGGCCTGATCGGGGTCACTGACGAGCACGGCACCAACTGGGGGTTCCAGGAAGGGCTGGGCCGCGCCGGGCTCTGGGTCACCGGCAACACCCGCGCCGAGGTGCTCGCCGCGATGCGGGCCCGGCGCTTCTTCGCCACCCGGGTGAGCGGCTTCCGCCTCGACGCCACGGCCGGCGGTGTGCGGATGGGCGGTGTCCTCGGCATCACCTCGGGCGCCGTGCAGTTCGCGGTCGACCTCGACCGGGGGCCGGAGTGGGCCGGCAAGCCGCTGCACATCCAGGTGCTCCGCCCGGACACCCGGGCGCCGAAGGTGGTCGACGTCATCGAGACGACGGCCGGCTCGGTCGCGACGTTCACCGTGCCGCTCAACGTCGCCGACGGCAACTGGGTGGTGCTGCGGGTCTCCGACCCGAGCCAGGCCAACCCGTCGCCCGGGCCGGCCAACCATCCGTGCAATGACTTCGGCGTCGCCTACTCCAGCCCGTGGTGGCTACAACCGTGA
- a CDS encoding MFS transporter yields the protein MRALLADRPFALLFTARTISVLGTGFGRVALAFAVLALPGSSPTTLSIVLACQALPQLVLILAGGVIGDRFARRRVLLAAELFAGVAWTGLTLMFLTDHAPLLAVSVFAALAGVASAVFLPAFDGVVPDLVPASLRQRANGLLRIGFNLGLILGLSLAGATVAVVGAGWAVALNAASFFVSAALILGIRTPAGPPRPPASAWSDLRRGWQEFSSRQWLWAVVAQYAFVVAAINAYVGVFGPLLAVSDLGGAPAWSAITAAQAAGTFLGVGIAVRVHPRRPVLIAALVTAAAALPMALLAASAPLPAVVAAAFLAGVAGDVFGVLWSTTMQREVPSDALSRVSSWDLLGSLSFAPLGLLVAGPIAAAAGTSNALWGCAALVVLATAGALLAPEVRRLRAPGAAEISPAPEPAKVA from the coding sequence ATGCGCGCCCTGCTGGCCGACCGGCCCTTCGCCCTCCTGTTCACCGCCCGCACGATCTCGGTGCTGGGCACCGGCTTCGGCCGGGTGGCGCTGGCCTTCGCGGTGCTCGCGCTGCCCGGCTCGTCGCCGACGACGCTGTCGATCGTGCTGGCCTGCCAGGCCCTCCCCCAGTTGGTGCTGATCCTGGCCGGCGGCGTGATCGGCGACCGGTTCGCGCGCCGCCGGGTGCTGCTCGCCGCCGAACTCTTCGCGGGCGTGGCCTGGACCGGCCTGACCCTGATGTTCCTCACCGACCACGCGCCGCTGCTGGCGGTTAGCGTGTTCGCCGCGCTGGCCGGCGTGGCGAGCGCGGTGTTCCTGCCAGCCTTCGACGGCGTGGTTCCCGACCTGGTGCCCGCTTCCCTTCGACAGCGCGCCAACGGCTTGCTGCGGATCGGTTTCAACCTGGGGCTGATCCTGGGCCTGTCCCTGGCCGGCGCGACGGTGGCGGTGGTCGGTGCGGGCTGGGCGGTCGCGCTCAACGCCGCGTCCTTCTTCGTGTCGGCGGCCCTGATCCTGGGCATCCGCACGCCGGCCGGCCCACCCCGGCCGCCCGCCTCGGCGTGGTCGGACCTGCGCCGGGGCTGGCAGGAGTTCTCGTCGCGGCAGTGGCTGTGGGCGGTGGTGGCGCAGTACGCGTTCGTGGTGGCCGCGATCAACGCTTATGTCGGGGTGTTCGGCCCTCTGCTGGCGGTCTCGGACCTGGGCGGTGCGCCGGCCTGGTCGGCGATCACCGCGGCCCAGGCGGCCGGCACGTTCCTCGGCGTCGGGATCGCGGTCCGGGTCCACCCGCGCCGGCCGGTGCTGATCGCGGCGCTGGTGACGGCGGCGGCCGCATTGCCGATGGCGTTGCTGGCGGCGTCGGCGCCGTTGCCGGCAGTGGTGGCGGCCGCGTTCCTGGCCGGCGTGGCCGGCGACGTGTTCGGGGTGCTCTGGTCGACGACGATGCAGCGCGAGGTGCCGTCCGACGCGCTGTCCCGGGTCAGCTCGTGGGACCTGCTCGGCTCGCTGTCGTTCGCACCGCTGGGGCTGCTGGTGGCCGGCCCGATCGCGGCGGCGGCCGGCACGTCCAACGCACTCTGGGGGTG
- the pstA gene encoding phosphate ABC transporter permease PstA translates to MTMTLNEQTTTLPERTAEAGVEVRRSLGATRRTDIFVALGAAWAALSLTALLFTRLTPFDGVLGFVVVTFVLFVAIYGLLTGLDERGPTVRDRLAAVLVHGLAVLMLLALVVVVVFTMYRGLDALGHRNFYTDDMRDAGPLQPLSVGGIRHAVVGTLEQIALALAFTVPLGIVAAVFLAELPGRFSRFVRTIVEAMTALPSVVAGLFIYSSVILLLNRAKDNLPEGLQWIAVGKSGFAASLAISVMMLPIVIRAADVVIRLVPGTLREASLALGGSQWRTVWHVVLPTARSGLMTAIILGTARGIGETSPVLLTSGVTAYTNANPLHEPQISLPLYVFTSVTRPDAGMIARGFGGAAVLMFLVLVLFAIARIIGGKPAGQLGRGQRRRRAGRSYRDAVRFAGRERQRAANTRNDSEVST, encoded by the coding sequence ATGACGATGACGCTCAACGAACAGACCACCACGCTGCCGGAGCGCACCGCCGAAGCGGGCGTCGAGGTGCGCCGTTCGCTCGGCGCCACCCGGCGGACCGACATCTTCGTCGCGCTCGGCGCCGCCTGGGCCGCGCTGTCGCTGACCGCGCTGCTGTTCACCCGGCTGACCCCGTTCGACGGCGTCCTCGGCTTCGTCGTGGTGACGTTCGTGCTGTTCGTCGCCATCTACGGGTTGCTGACCGGCCTCGACGAGCGCGGACCGACGGTGCGCGACCGGCTCGCCGCGGTGCTGGTGCACGGGCTCGCGGTGCTGATGCTGCTGGCGCTTGTCGTGGTCGTGGTGTTCACCATGTATCGCGGCCTGGACGCGCTCGGCCACCGCAACTTCTACACCGACGACATGCGCGACGCCGGCCCGCTGCAACCGTTGTCGGTCGGTGGCATCCGGCACGCGGTGGTCGGCACGCTCGAACAGATCGCGCTCGCGCTGGCCTTCACCGTGCCGCTGGGCATCGTGGCGGCGGTCTTCCTGGCCGAGTTGCCCGGCCGGTTCAGCCGGTTCGTCCGGACCATCGTCGAGGCGATGACCGCGCTGCCCTCGGTGGTCGCCGGCCTGTTCATCTACTCGTCGGTCATCCTGCTGCTCAACCGGGCCAAGGACAACCTCCCCGAAGGTCTACAGTGGATCGCCGTCGGTAAGTCGGGCTTCGCCGCGTCGCTCGCGATCAGCGTGATGATGCTGCCGATCGTCATCCGCGCCGCCGACGTGGTGATCCGGTTGGTGCCGGGCACGCTGCGCGAGGCGTCGCTGGCGCTCGGCGGCTCGCAGTGGCGCACCGTCTGGCACGTGGTGCTGCCGACCGCCCGCTCCGGCCTGATGACCGCGATCATTCTGGGCACCGCCCGCGGCATCGGCGAGACCTCACCGGTGCTGCTCACCTCCGGCGTCACCGCCTACACCAACGCCAACCCGCTGCACGAGCCACAGATCTCGTTGCCGCTGTACGTCTTCACCTCCGTCACCCGCCCCGACGCCGGGATGATCGCGCGCGGGTTCGGCGGCGCCGCCGTGCTCATGTTCCTCGTGCTCGTCCTCTTCGCGATCGCCCGGATCATCGGCGGGAAGCCGGCCGGGCAGCTCGGCCGCGGGCAGCGGCGGCGCCGGGCCGGGCGGTCCTACCGGGACGCGGTGCGCTTCGCCGGCCGGGAACGACAACGAGCCGCTAACACCCGCAACGACTCCGAGGTCAGCACATGA
- a CDS encoding Ig-like domain-containing protein, protein MSRRRRLSRLIARACALAAAVMSIAGGTLVIASNAASAASLGAVTLSQQDGLVDQTPMFASAVSARPCPTGFGENAALRVGPPAGPYSNLAVSLGGGDFDLAPVTVNANRSFQTALGGVKPADGQWVVIIECYSLTEGRHPDEFRTPIIVCGNAWAVGNTCPQPKEETETALTVSPTWSVVATEEVTLTASVTPAAATGEVEFFYDSPDDDKGPQSLGKGPVTGGQAVLKTTTIPANLKDKFHDLTAVFTAASTAPYHGSTSAKVRLNVRNPGETIPSEVTVAVSPAGTANHGAEVTITAMVSPPEATGKVALRYRRGTSTTVVTIAEVDVVDHVASTKTTDLPGGTLSIDAAFTSATFSGSASTPVTYVIVGGEDEPDKRPTTTTLTATPDGEQPQNTSIILTATVAPTGTAGTVTFRDGAKVLGTPKPLNPTSSAAISVNDLAIGTHRITAEFVPTDSTTFAGSTSAAKTITITDGDDDPGSDDPGSDDPGSGDGGSLPRTGAPIVGVAMVGGGLVGIGLLAVTAGRRRRLLPSVPWLDRADDGA, encoded by the coding sequence ATGTCCCGGCGTCGTCGTCTGTCCCGGCTGATCGCGCGCGCCTGCGCGCTCGCGGCCGCCGTCATGAGCATCGCGGGCGGCACCCTGGTGATCGCGTCCAACGCCGCCAGCGCCGCCTCGCTCGGCGCTGTCACCCTGTCGCAGCAGGACGGCCTGGTCGACCAGACGCCCATGTTCGCGTCCGCGGTCAGCGCCCGGCCCTGCCCGACCGGCTTCGGTGAGAACGCCGCGCTGCGCGTCGGCCCGCCCGCCGGCCCCTACAGCAACCTGGCGGTCTCGCTCGGCGGCGGCGACTTCGACCTCGCGCCCGTCACGGTCAACGCCAACCGGTCGTTCCAGACGGCCCTCGGCGGCGTCAAGCCGGCCGACGGCCAGTGGGTCGTGATCATCGAGTGCTACAGCCTCACCGAGGGGCGGCATCCTGACGAGTTCCGGACGCCGATCATCGTCTGCGGCAACGCCTGGGCGGTCGGCAACACCTGTCCGCAGCCGAAGGAAGAGACCGAGACGGCGTTGACCGTCTCGCCGACCTGGTCGGTGGTGGCCACCGAAGAGGTGACGCTGACCGCGTCGGTGACTCCGGCGGCCGCGACCGGCGAGGTCGAGTTCTTCTACGACTCGCCCGACGACGACAAGGGGCCGCAGTCTCTCGGCAAGGGTCCGGTGACCGGTGGCCAGGCGGTGTTGAAGACGACGACCATCCCGGCCAACCTCAAGGACAAGTTCCACGACCTCACCGCCGTGTTCACCGCGGCATCGACGGCGCCCTACCACGGTTCGACGTCGGCCAAGGTGCGGCTCAACGTGCGCAATCCCGGCGAGACGATTCCCTCCGAGGTCACCGTCGCGGTCAGCCCCGCCGGCACGGCCAACCACGGTGCCGAGGTGACGATCACCGCCATGGTCTCGCCGCCCGAGGCGACCGGCAAGGTGGCCTTGCGCTATCGGCGCGGCACCTCGACCACGGTCGTCACGATCGCCGAAGTCGACGTGGTCGACCACGTGGCGAGCACGAAGACCACCGACCTGCCCGGCGGCACGCTCAGCATCGACGCGGCCTTCACCTCGGCCACCTTCAGCGGGTCGGCGTCGACCCCGGTCACCTACGTGATCGTCGGCGGCGAGGACGAGCCGGACAAGCGGCCGACCACGACCACGTTGACGGCGACGCCCGACGGCGAGCAGCCGCAGAACACGTCGATCATCCTGACCGCCACGGTGGCACCGACCGGCACGGCCGGCACGGTCACCTTCCGCGACGGCGCCAAGGTCCTCGGCACGCCGAAGCCGCTCAACCCCACCAGTTCGGCGGCCATCTCGGTCAACGACCTGGCCATCGGCACCCACCGGATCACCGCCGAGTTCGTGCCGACCGACTCGACCACGTTCGCGGGATCGACGTCGGCGGCCAAGACCATCACCATCACCGACGGGGACGACGACCCGGGAAGCGACGACCCCGGCTCGGACGACCCGGGCTCCGGTGACGGCGGAAGCCTGCCGCGCACCGGTGCGCCGATCGTCGGCGTGGCCATGGTCGGCGGGGGACTGGTCGGGATCGGCCTGCTGGCCGTGACCGCGGGCCGCCGGCGTCGGCTGCTTCCGTCGGTGCCGTGGTTGGACCGTGCTGATGACGGCGCCTGA
- a CDS encoding dihydrofolate reductase family protein, with amino-acid sequence MREITVAEFISVDGVVEAPEKWHFPWLDEEMMTAMWSEPADTLLLGRVTYESFAGAFAGMPADDPVAAKMNRPEKVVVSRSLSSLSWVNSRLLPPGDVATEVASLKAGPGGPITITGSITLSRTLLAAGLVDRLILLVHPIVVGSGERFFADGGPRVPLKLSKCDVFSSGVTHQIYAVG; translated from the coding sequence ATGCGTGAGATCACCGTTGCGGAGTTCATCTCAGTGGACGGCGTCGTGGAGGCGCCGGAGAAGTGGCACTTCCCGTGGCTCGACGAAGAGATGATGACCGCGATGTGGTCCGAGCCCGCCGACACGTTGCTGCTCGGCCGGGTCACCTACGAGAGCTTCGCCGGCGCGTTCGCGGGTATGCCCGCCGACGACCCGGTGGCGGCCAAGATGAACCGGCCGGAGAAGGTCGTCGTGTCCCGCTCGTTGTCGTCGCTGTCGTGGGTCAACTCGCGGCTGCTGCCGCCCGGCGACGTGGCCACTGAGGTCGCTTCGCTGAAGGCCGGTCCGGGCGGGCCGATCACCATCACCGGCAGCATCACGCTCAGCCGGACGCTACTGGCCGCCGGGCTGGTCGACCGGCTCATCCTGCTGGTGCACCCCATCGTGGTCGGGTCGGGCGAGCGCTTCTTCGCCGACGGCGGCCCGCGGGTGCCGCTCAAGCTGTCGAAGTGTGATGTTTTCAGTTCTGGCGTGACACACCAGATCTACGCGGTGGGCTGA
- a CDS encoding phosphate ABC transporter substrate-binding protein PstS produces MKVRALIAAATAVAIVALVPAPAAAAPRRVPINGAGSTWSANAIDNWRRNVLQRNLYINYQPTGSTDGRNQFRNAAVDFGVSEIPYGLRDSFGGADNAPPRKFAYMPIVAGGTAFMYNLKIGGRQVTNLRLSGDVVADIFTGVIKTWNDSRIKADNPGLTLPNRRIVPVVRQDGSGTSAQFTLWMSKQYPSIWNAYCRKFGKPAPCGITSLYPFRSSDGFVGQQGSTGVTGYVQQANAEGAITYVEYSYAIGARFPVVKLRNRADYYVEPTAPNVAVALTKARINSNSGSRDYLTQILDDVYSFTDPRVYPLSSYSYMIVPTELGRGINIDKGYTLGEFANYFLCEGQQQADVLGYSPLPKNLVEAGFAQVAKIPGAVKRKAPLEQCNNPTFSKDGSNTLAKTAPQPSPCDKRGAKQSSTGTGGAKVDTPVTASARCTPTGQSTGGATATGAPSAGPTASASAGPQDVGAGGGDDTELVGAEPVDLAGRPGWGLQQTTMLLVGLVVLGLVLIPPLLATRWRNRADDRERRR; encoded by the coding sequence ATGAAGGTCAGAGCCCTGATCGCCGCCGCCACCGCGGTCGCCATCGTGGCGCTCGTGCCCGCACCCGCGGCCGCCGCACCCAGGCGCGTCCCGATCAACGGTGCGGGCTCGACGTGGAGCGCCAACGCCATCGACAACTGGCGGCGCAACGTCCTACAGCGCAACCTTTACATCAACTACCAGCCGACGGGTTCGACCGACGGCCGCAACCAGTTCCGCAACGCGGCGGTCGACTTCGGCGTTTCCGAGATTCCCTACGGCCTGCGCGACTCGTTCGGCGGCGCGGACAACGCGCCACCGCGCAAGTTCGCCTACATGCCGATCGTGGCCGGCGGCACGGCGTTCATGTATAACCTCAAGATCGGCGGCCGGCAGGTCACCAACCTGCGGCTCTCCGGCGACGTGGTGGCGGACATCTTCACGGGTGTCATCAAGACCTGGAACGACTCGCGGATCAAGGCCGACAACCCGGGGCTGACGCTTCCCAACCGGCGGATCGTGCCGGTGGTGCGGCAGGACGGCTCGGGCACCAGCGCGCAGTTCACGCTCTGGATGAGCAAGCAGTATCCGAGCATCTGGAACGCCTACTGCCGCAAGTTCGGCAAGCCGGCGCCGTGCGGCATCACCTCGCTCTACCCGTTCCGCTCGTCCGATGGGTTCGTCGGCCAACAGGGCTCGACCGGCGTCACCGGTTACGTCCAACAGGCCAACGCCGAAGGTGCGATCACCTACGTCGAATACTCGTACGCCATCGGGGCCCGGTTTCCGGTGGTGAAGCTGCGCAACCGGGCCGACTACTACGTCGAGCCGACCGCGCCGAACGTGGCGGTGGCGCTGACCAAGGCGCGGATCAACTCCAACTCGGGCTCGCGCGACTATCTGACCCAGATCCTCGACGACGTCTACAGCTTCACCGATCCGCGGGTCTACCCGCTCTCGTCCTACTCCTACATGATCGTGCCGACCGAACTCGGTCGGGGCATCAACATCGACAAGGGCTACACCCTCGGCGAGTTCGCCAACTACTTCCTCTGCGAGGGGCAGCAGCAGGCCGACGTGCTCGGCTATTCGCCGCTGCCGAAGAACCTCGTGGAGGCCGGTTTCGCGCAGGTCGCGAAGATTCCCGGTGCGGTCAAACGGAAAGCGCCGCTCGAACAGTGCAACAACCCGACGTTCTCCAAGGACGGCTCCAACACGCTGGCCAAAACGGCACCCCAGCCGTCTCCGTGTGACAAGCGCGGAGCCAAACAGAGCAGCACGGGTACGGGCGGAGCCAAGGTCGACACCCCGGTGACCGCTTCGGCCCGGTGCACCCCGACCGGGCAGAGCACCGGCGGTGCCACCGCCACGGGCGCCCCGTCCGCCGGGCCGACGGCGTCGGCGAGCGCGGGTCCACAGGACGTCGGGGCGGGCGGCGGTGACGACACCGAACTCGTCGGCGCCGAACCGGTCGACCTGGCCGGCCGGCCGGGCTGGGGCCTCCAGCAGACCACGATGTTGCTGGTCGGCCTCGTCGTGCTCGGGCTGGTGCTGATCCCGCCGTTGCTCGCCACGCGCTGGCGCAACCGCGCCGACGATCGGGAGCGGCGGCGATGA
- the pstC gene encoding phosphate ABC transporter permease subunit PstC produces MVVVDERSTVTPATPDGPADRPRVVRTRLLGSDRAFRTIARVAGSTVLVIMLLVGLFLTVQAWPAVRRAGWGFLTTQDWDTEGNHFGVAGVLVGTILIGLVAITIALPMAIGAALYISEYAPRRIAPFLVNLVDLMAAVPSVVYGIWGFFLLQPHLLVVGNQGEGLPRWLTTYFGWIPLLSVDEYQPRDPEASASRLTSSTFIAGIVVAMMVTPIIASVMREVFGQAPPGEREGAYALGATKWGMIRSVVLPFGRGGMIGATMLGLGRALGETIGVVLIISIGFVIQPHILQNGGGSISALIASRYQESTDIGVAALMGAGLVLFAMTLVVNLFAGMIISRSRSGASSEA; encoded by the coding sequence ATGGTCGTCGTCGACGAGCGCTCCACCGTCACACCGGCCACCCCGGACGGTCCGGCCGACCGGCCCCGGGTGGTGCGCACCCGGCTGCTCGGCAGCGACCGGGCGTTCCGGACGATCGCCCGGGTGGCCGGCTCGACGGTGCTGGTCATCATGCTGCTGGTCGGCCTGTTCCTGACCGTGCAGGCGTGGCCGGCGGTGCGGCGGGCCGGCTGGGGCTTCCTCACCACGCAGGACTGGGACACCGAGGGCAACCACTTCGGCGTCGCCGGCGTGCTGGTCGGCACGATCCTGATCGGCCTGGTGGCGATCACCATCGCGCTGCCGATGGCGATCGGTGCCGCCCTCTACATCTCCGAGTACGCGCCGCGCCGGATCGCGCCGTTCCTGGTCAACCTCGTCGACCTGATGGCCGCCGTACCCAGTGTGGTCTATGGCATCTGGGGTTTCTTCCTGCTCCAACCGCACCTGCTGGTGGTCGGCAACCAAGGCGAGGGGCTGCCCCGCTGGCTGACCACCTACTTCGGCTGGATCCCGCTGCTCTCGGTCGACGAATACCAGCCGCGCGATCCCGAGGCGAGCGCCAGCCGGTTGACCTCGTCGACGTTCATCGCCGGGATCGTGGTGGCGATGATGGTCACCCCGATCATCGCGTCGGTCATGCGTGAGGTGTTCGGCCAGGCGCCGCCGGGGGAGCGGGAGGGCGCGTACGCCCTCGGCGCCACCAAGTGGGGCATGATCCGCTCGGTCGTCCTGCCGTTCGGCCGGGGCGGCATGATCGGCGCCACCATGCTCGGCCTGGGCCGGGCGCTGGGCGAGACGATCGGCGTCGTCCTGATCATCTCGATCGGCTTCGTGATCCAGCCGCACATCCTCCAGAACGGCGGCGGCTCGATCTCCGCCCTGATCGCCTCCCGCTACCAGGAGTCCACCGACATCGGCGTGGCCGCCCTGATGGGCGCCGGGCTCGTGCTCTTCGCCATGACGCTCGTGGTCAACCTGTTCGCCGGCATGATCATCAGTCGCAGCCGGTCGGGAGCATCGAGCGAGGCATGA